The proteins below are encoded in one region of Nitrospirota bacterium:
- the hpnH gene encoding adenosyl-hopene transferase HpnH → MAVPISQMFTVAKYVLTQKVNRVKRYPLVLMLEPLFRCNLACAGCGKIQYPDHVLDKRLTPEECWAAAEECGAPIVSIPGGEPMIHPEMASIVSGLVAQQRYVYLCTNAILMERKLDEYQPSKYLTFSVHMDGLKDEHDLAVCRDGVYDVAVKAIKAALKRGHRVTTNTTLFDDANPERMRKFFDAMMELGVEGMMVSPGYSYQKAPDQQHFLKRERTRELFSRILGSPKKGWQFNQSPLFLDFLMGRREYECTPWGNPTYNVFGWQKPCYLLQEGYAKTFRELMESTEWDRYGTGRNEKCADCMVHCGYEASAVEDTFGTLSGFGRTVKLTMSPTSR, encoded by the coding sequence ATGGCCGTTCCGATTTCCCAGATGTTTACCGTCGCGAAGTACGTGCTCACCCAGAAAGTGAATCGGGTGAAGCGGTATCCGCTCGTGTTGATGTTGGAGCCCCTGTTCCGTTGCAATTTGGCCTGCGCCGGTTGCGGGAAGATCCAATATCCCGACCATGTGCTCGACAAGCGGTTGACGCCTGAAGAATGTTGGGCTGCGGCGGAGGAATGCGGAGCCCCGATCGTCAGCATCCCCGGCGGTGAGCCGATGATCCATCCTGAGATGGCGTCGATCGTCAGCGGGCTGGTTGCGCAGCAGCGGTACGTGTATCTCTGCACCAATGCGATTTTGATGGAGCGAAAGCTCGACGAGTATCAGCCGTCAAAATACCTCACGTTCAGCGTCCATATGGATGGCTTGAAGGACGAGCACGATTTGGCCGTGTGCCGCGATGGCGTCTATGACGTGGCGGTGAAGGCGATCAAGGCGGCGCTGAAGCGGGGACACCGGGTCACGACCAATACGACCCTCTTCGACGATGCCAACCCGGAGCGGATGCGGAAGTTTTTCGATGCCATGATGGAGCTCGGCGTCGAGGGCATGATGGTCTCGCCAGGCTATAGCTACCAGAAGGCGCCGGACCAACAGCATTTTTTGAAACGGGAGCGCACGAGAGAGTTATTTTCCCGTATTTTAGGGAGCCCGAAGAAGGGGTGGCAGTTCAATCAGTCACCGCTATTCCTGGATTTCCTAATGGGCCGGCGGGAGTATGAATGTACGCCCTGGGGCAATCCGACCTATAACGTCTTCGGGTGGCAGAAGCCTTGCTATTTGCTGCAAGAGGGCTACGCCAAGACTTTCCGTGAGCTGATGGAGAGCACGGAGTGGGATCGTTACGGAACAGGGCGGAATGAGAAATGCGCCGACTGTATGGTGCATTGCGGTTACGAAGCCTCTGCCGTCGAAGATACGTTTGGCACATTGTCCGGGTTCGGCCGGACTGTCAAGCTGACGATGAGTCCGACTTCGCGGTGA
- the ispG gene encoding flavodoxin-dependent (E)-4-hydroxy-3-methylbut-2-enyl-diphosphate synthase produces MHITRRKTRQITVGKLKIGGDAPISVQSMCSTDTRDVVATIEQIRQLEAAGCEVIRVAVPDDEAAAVLPQIKAAMTVPLIADIHFDHRLAVKAAEVVDCVRINPGNIGAWWKVEEVIKAVNERGIPLRIGVNGGSLERPLLDKYGWPSPEALAESALNAVHALEDVGFTNMKVSLKASDVHHAIDAYWLFAHQSDYPLHIGITEAGTLMTGAVKSTMGLGYLLSQGIGDTLRVSLAADPVEEVKVGFEILKSLELRHRGINVIACPTCGRVEIDVVKLANELEKKLGHIKTPLNVSVLGCVVNGIGEGKEADIGIAGGEGKGILFKKGKLVRKVPIEELMDTLIQEVEQMAKEKEAEGNGESVASSNEGWEPMTPPSDEPSTLGKEIPVLPNR; encoded by the coding sequence ATGCATATTACGAGACGGAAAACCAGGCAGATCACGGTCGGCAAGCTGAAGATCGGTGGAGACGCGCCGATCTCTGTGCAGTCGATGTGTTCGACCGATACGCGCGATGTCGTTGCCACGATCGAGCAAATTCGTCAGCTGGAGGCGGCCGGGTGCGAAGTCATCCGTGTGGCCGTGCCGGACGATGAGGCGGCGGCGGTGCTGCCCCAGATCAAAGCGGCGATGACGGTGCCCTTGATCGCGGATATTCATTTCGACCATCGGCTGGCGGTGAAGGCTGCCGAGGTTGTCGATTGCGTCCGGATCAACCCCGGCAACATCGGGGCCTGGTGGAAAGTTGAAGAAGTCATTAAGGCCGTCAACGAGCGAGGCATTCCCTTACGCATCGGCGTCAATGGAGGCTCGCTCGAGCGTCCGCTGCTGGATAAGTATGGCTGGCCGTCGCCGGAAGCCTTGGCCGAGTCGGCCCTCAATGCCGTACATGCGTTAGAGGATGTGGGCTTCACGAACATGAAGGTCTCGCTCAAGGCCTCCGACGTGCACCATGCGATTGATGCCTATTGGTTGTTTGCGCACCAGTCCGATTATCCCTTGCACATCGGTATTACAGAGGCGGGAACGTTGATGACGGGGGCCGTTAAGTCGACCATGGGGCTTGGCTACTTGCTCTCGCAGGGCATCGGCGACACCTTGCGTGTGTCCCTGGCCGCTGATCCGGTCGAGGAAGTGAAGGTGGGGTTCGAGATCCTGAAGTCGCTCGAGCTGCGCCATCGCGGGATCAATGTCATCGCCTGTCCGACCTGTGGTCGTGTCGAGATCGATGTGGTGAAGTTGGCCAACGAATTGGAAAAGAAGCTGGGTCATATCAAGACCCCGCTCAATGTGTCGGTTCTCGGCTGTGTCGTGAACGGGATCGGCGAGGGCAAGGAAGCGGATATCGGGATTGCTGGTGGTGAAGGCAAGGGTATCCTCTTCAAGAAGGGCAAGCTCGTCCGCAAGGTGCCCATCGAAGAGTTGATGGACACCTTGATTCAAGAGGTCGAGCAGATGGCCAAGGAAAAGGAAGCTGAAGGAAATGGGGAGTCGGTGGCTTCGTCGAACGAAGGATGGGAGCCGATGACTCCGCCGTCGGATGAACCTTCGACGCTCGGGAAAGAAATCCCCGTATTGCCCAACCGCTGA
- the dxs gene encoding 1-deoxy-D-xylulose-5-phosphate synthase encodes MSILKTIQSPADLKRLSPAQFPVLCQELREQIIGVVSNVGGHLASNLGVIELTVALHYLLDTPKDKIVWDTSNQAYAHKLLTGRREQFHTLRQYGGMSGFTKREESVYDTFNAGHAGTGVSAAYGMVAAREQLAQKHKVVCVVGDGAMTAGMTLEGLHHAGGLDKDFLVILNDNQMSISKNVGAISSYLNRTFTGEFYTKMREETGHLLGKIPHIGHDMQKWARRAEELAKGAILPGLLFEELGFRYAGPIDGHNFEHLLPTLENVLKMKGPVLLHVITKKGLGYEPAVKNPVWFHACPPFVRETGVPAKKAARPSYTQIAIESLVKLARADKRIVAITAAMCEGTGLNIFEKEFPDRIYDVGIAEQHAVTFAAGLATQGLRPVVALYSTFLQRAYDQVVHDVATQNLPVTFCIDRGGLVAEDGTTHHGAFDYAFMRHMPNMVVMAPKDENELQHMLKTCVQHDGPASVRYPRGLSLGVTMDREPKALPMGRGELLQEGTEVAIIAIGVPVWHAVTAAKRLEQEGISTAVVNARFVKPLDQDLIVEVAKKVRYVVTVEEGCKMGGFGSAVLEALSDGGVTDVRTRVLGLPDWYIEQGPQDFLRERYGLTAEGIYQSVKELIGQAPAPSREQRTLASLADRLPHGDEQGS; translated from the coding sequence ATGTCGATCTTGAAGACCATTCAAAGCCCTGCCGATCTGAAGCGGCTATCGCCGGCGCAGTTTCCTGTCTTGTGTCAGGAGTTGCGGGAACAGATTATCGGCGTGGTCTCTAACGTCGGAGGTCACCTGGCCTCGAACCTCGGAGTGATTGAACTGACGGTCGCCCTGCATTACCTGCTCGATACGCCCAAGGACAAGATCGTATGGGACACCAGCAATCAAGCCTATGCCCATAAATTGCTCACGGGCCGCAGGGAGCAATTCCACACGCTTCGTCAGTACGGGGGCATGAGCGGCTTCACCAAGCGCGAGGAAAGCGTCTACGACACGTTCAATGCGGGCCATGCCGGCACCGGTGTGTCTGCCGCCTATGGAATGGTCGCAGCCCGTGAGCAATTGGCGCAGAAGCATAAAGTGGTTTGTGTGGTCGGGGATGGAGCTATGACGGCCGGGATGACCCTGGAAGGTTTGCACCATGCAGGTGGCCTGGACAAAGACTTCCTGGTGATTCTGAACGACAACCAAATGTCTATTTCGAAGAACGTGGGCGCCATTTCCTCCTATTTGAACCGGACCTTTACCGGAGAGTTTTACACCAAGATGCGGGAGGAAACTGGCCACTTGCTGGGGAAAATCCCTCACATCGGGCATGACATGCAGAAGTGGGCTCGTCGCGCTGAAGAGTTGGCCAAGGGCGCGATCCTTCCGGGGCTGCTTTTTGAAGAGTTGGGGTTCCGGTATGCGGGACCGATCGACGGGCATAATTTCGAGCATCTGCTGCCTACCTTGGAAAATGTGCTGAAGATGAAGGGGCCGGTGCTGCTCCATGTCATCACGAAAAAGGGGTTGGGCTACGAGCCGGCGGTCAAGAATCCCGTGTGGTTCCATGCCTGTCCTCCCTTTGTGCGGGAGACCGGAGTCCCCGCGAAAAAAGCGGCCCGTCCATCCTATACGCAGATTGCCATCGAATCATTGGTGAAGCTGGCCCGAGCGGACAAGCGGATCGTCGCGATTACGGCTGCGATGTGCGAGGGAACCGGCCTGAATATTTTCGAGAAAGAGTTTCCGGACCGAATCTATGACGTGGGCATTGCCGAGCAGCATGCGGTGACCTTTGCGGCCGGTCTTGCGACCCAGGGCCTTCGTCCGGTCGTGGCGCTCTACTCCACATTTTTACAGCGGGCCTATGACCAGGTGGTGCATGACGTCGCGACACAGAATCTGCCGGTAACCTTCTGCATCGACCGAGGTGGGCTGGTGGCGGAAGACGGGACGACGCATCACGGGGCCTTCGACTATGCGTTTATGCGGCACATGCCGAACATGGTCGTGATGGCGCCGAAGGATGAAAATGAGTTGCAGCATATGTTGAAAACCTGTGTTCAGCATGACGGGCCTGCCTCGGTGCGGTATCCGCGCGGACTGAGCCTGGGCGTCACGATGGATCGGGAGCCGAAGGCCTTGCCGATGGGGAGGGGCGAGCTGCTGCAGGAAGGCACGGAGGTCGCCATCATCGCGATCGGTGTGCCGGTCTGGCATGCGGTGACGGCGGCGAAGCGGCTTGAGCAGGAAGGTATTTCCACCGCGGTCGTGAATGCGCGTTTTGTGAAGCCGCTGGATCAGGACTTGATCGTCGAGGTGGCGAAGAAGGTTCGCTATGTGGTGACGGTGGAAGAGGGCTGTAAGATGGGCGGGTTCGGGTCCGCGGTCCTCGAGGCCCTGTCCGACGGTGGCGTCACGGATGTGAGAACGAGGGTCCTCGGGTTGCCTGATTGGTACATCGAGCAGGGGCCGCAGGATTTCCTGCGCGAACGGTACGGGCTGACAGCGGAGGGCATTTATCAGAGCGTGAAGGAATTGATCGGTCAGGCGCCGGCTCCCTCGCGCGAGCAGCGCACGCTCGCGTCCTTGGCCGATCGGTTGCCGCATGGAGATGAGCAGGGAAGCTAG
- a CDS encoding BamA/TamA family outer membrane protein, whose product MLSLRGLIAVVFVSCVASLIALPEQVTAGVEYFPVPSVSSTRNDGSDAGLLVPILITDPDGELKYIVAPMLIRNSIVGTRGALNVFRYEPGGRELRFIGSFTERIERKVVFSYADPAFNQGRYSLNFGASFFKNATSRFFDIGQATQESKETNYTARETRLNWRFGVHANEVTQIAVGQRLRDVHLQKGATDLPFTGDRFPQVDGVQGESLILGHRATFYYDTRNNLVSPTDGMAVTAYAELNQSLRNGDHPVYSRYEIEVKKLFPSESKRAILVVRGDLQATIGSQVPFFEQSSLGGQNNLRGFGGDRFIDKHLLSLSIEERIHLARAKVAGVNADFEIAPFLDTGQVFNDYKKVSFHSYRLTPGIGFRGVVRPNVVGRVDYGYSREGGAIFAGLDFPY is encoded by the coding sequence ATGCTCAGCCTGCGCGGCCTCATCGCCGTTGTGTTCGTGTCCTGTGTGGCGAGTCTCATCGCGCTGCCGGAGCAGGTCACAGCCGGCGTCGAATATTTTCCGGTTCCTTCCGTGTCGAGCACCCGCAACGATGGGAGTGACGCCGGCCTGCTCGTGCCGATTCTAATCACGGATCCGGACGGAGAGTTGAAGTATATCGTCGCGCCGATGCTTATTCGAAACTCTATCGTCGGGACGCGCGGCGCGCTCAATGTGTTTCGCTACGAGCCGGGCGGACGGGAGCTGCGATTCATCGGCTCCTTCACGGAACGGATCGAGCGCAAGGTGGTATTCAGCTACGCCGATCCGGCGTTTAATCAGGGCCGCTACTCGTTGAATTTCGGCGCTTCGTTTTTCAAAAATGCCACCTCGCGGTTCTTTGACATCGGGCAAGCCACGCAGGAGTCGAAGGAAACGAACTACACGGCGCGTGAAACGAGGCTGAACTGGCGGTTCGGGGTCCATGCGAACGAAGTGACGCAGATTGCCGTCGGGCAGCGGCTTCGCGACGTGCATCTGCAAAAAGGCGCGACGGATCTCCCCTTTACCGGCGACCGATTTCCTCAGGTGGATGGGGTGCAGGGCGAGTCGCTTATTCTGGGGCACCGGGCAACGTTCTATTATGATACGCGCAATAATCTCGTGTCGCCGACTGATGGGATGGCCGTGACGGCCTACGCGGAGCTCAACCAGAGTCTCCGCAACGGCGATCATCCCGTCTACTCCCGCTATGAGATCGAGGTGAAGAAGCTGTTCCCCAGCGAATCGAAGCGCGCGATCCTGGTCGTGCGGGGGGATCTACAGGCGACGATCGGGTCGCAAGTCCCGTTCTTCGAGCAAAGTTCGCTGGGGGGGCAAAACAACCTGCGCGGATTCGGCGGCGATCGTTTCATTGACAAGCACCTCCTGTCGCTCAGCATCGAGGAGCGCATTCATTTGGCCCGCGCAAAGGTGGCGGGCGTCAATGCGGACTTCGAGATTGCCCCGTTTTTGGATACAGGACAGGTCTTCAACGACTATAAAAAAGTCAGCTTTCATAGCTATCGATTGACTCCTGGTATCGGATTTCGCGGAGTCGTTCGGCCTAATGTCGTCGGGCGGGTCGACTATGGTTATAGCCGGGAGGGGGGAGCGATCTTTGCAGGCCTGGACTTCCCCTATTGA
- a CDS encoding ABC transporter substrate-binding protein → MEIKGSAVVQAQRWSWGRVASGVVCALALFGWVAVQPAVAGGATEAMKGTIDDVLKIIQDKELKQSPRAEERRQRLEKAVGDRFDYQEMSSRALGAPWKTLADKDRQEFVGLFRTLLTNSYADKIETYSGEGVQYINERTEKDYAEVRTKVLTGKTEIPLDYRLLNKGVEWRVYDVVVDGVSLVNNYRGQFSKILRDSSYADLVDQLRKKSDKIKAP, encoded by the coding sequence ATGGAGATCAAGGGATCTGCCGTGGTGCAGGCGCAGAGATGGAGCTGGGGCAGGGTCGCGAGCGGAGTGGTCTGTGCGCTCGCGTTGTTTGGTTGGGTGGCCGTCCAGCCGGCAGTGGCTGGTGGCGCAACTGAGGCCATGAAAGGCACCATCGATGACGTGTTGAAAATTATCCAGGACAAGGAGCTTAAGCAATCGCCGAGAGCGGAAGAGCGTCGGCAACGCTTGGAGAAAGCTGTCGGGGACCGGTTCGACTATCAAGAAATGTCCAGCCGGGCGCTCGGGGCTCCGTGGAAAACATTGGCCGACAAAGACAGACAGGAGTTCGTTGGACTGTTCAGAACGCTGCTCACCAACTCCTATGCGGACAAGATTGAGACCTATTCCGGTGAGGGCGTGCAGTACATCAACGAACGGACGGAAAAAGACTATGCCGAGGTGCGCACGAAGGTGCTCACTGGTAAGACCGAAATCCCTCTTGACTACCGGCTCCTCAACAAGGGTGTGGAGTGGCGGGTTTACGACGTGGTGGTGGACGGGGTGAGCCTGGTGAATAATTACCGCGGACAGTTTTCAAAGATTCTTCGCGACTCGTCGTATGCCGACCTCGTGGACCAGCTTCGCAAGAAATCCGATAAGATTAAAGCTCCGTAA
- the mlaD gene encoding outer membrane lipid asymmetry maintenance protein MlaD, which translates to MEKAKLEIMVGFFVLVGILCLGYLSIKLGKLELVGGDVYEVDAQFNTASGLKAGSTVEIAGVEVGRVRGITLNEDRAMVKLAVNNTVKLYTDTIASIKTRGIIGEKFLALSPGGGGDPLKPGETIRDTESGLDLEELVSQYVHGKVN; encoded by the coding sequence ATGGAAAAAGCCAAGTTAGAGATTATGGTCGGCTTCTTCGTGCTCGTCGGTATTTTATGCCTCGGGTACCTGTCGATCAAGCTAGGAAAGCTCGAGCTGGTCGGGGGCGACGTCTATGAAGTGGACGCGCAGTTCAATACCGCCTCGGGGCTCAAGGCCGGGTCGACTGTTGAAATCGCCGGCGTCGAAGTCGGGCGGGTCCGCGGGATTACGCTCAACGAGGATCGCGCGATGGTGAAGCTGGCGGTCAACAACACCGTCAAGCTCTACACGGACACCATTGCCTCGATCAAGACTCGTGGAATCATCGGCGAGAAGTTCTTGGCCCTGTCTCCGGGTGGAGGGGGCGATCCGCTGAAGCCTGGTGAAACGATCCGCGATACGGAATCGGGTCTCGATCTGGAGGAATTGGTCAGCCAGTATGTGCATGGCAAAGTGAACTGA
- a CDS encoding ABC transporter ATP-binding protein: protein MIKLIGIEKKLGGQPVLQGVDLSIPVGKLTTIIGGSGSGKSVLLKHMIGLLQPDRGEVWIGDVEISRLSGTKLNDVRKRFAMLFQGAALFDSLSVFENVAFPLREKLRMKGPEVTRRVEEKLAQVGLVGMGHKFPAELSGGMRKRAGLARALVMEPEIILFDEPTTGLDPLMAKSIHDLIVATQRRFGFTAVMVSHEIPEIFAISDWVAMLRNGKIAAMAPAAEFQQITDPNIQEFISVGGTVVLPGSHVG, encoded by the coding sequence ATGATCAAGCTGATTGGCATCGAAAAGAAGTTGGGTGGGCAGCCGGTCCTGCAAGGGGTGGATCTTTCGATTCCCGTCGGCAAGCTGACGACCATCATCGGTGGGAGTGGGTCGGGAAAGAGCGTGCTCCTTAAGCACATGATCGGGCTCCTGCAGCCGGATCGCGGCGAAGTCTGGATCGGCGATGTGGAGATCTCCCGCTTATCCGGCACGAAGTTGAACGATGTGCGGAAGCGGTTTGCCATGCTGTTCCAAGGCGCGGCCCTGTTCGATTCCCTCTCCGTTTTTGAGAACGTGGCGTTTCCGTTGCGAGAGAAATTACGGATGAAGGGGCCGGAGGTGACGCGGCGGGTCGAGGAAAAGCTGGCGCAAGTCGGGTTGGTGGGGATGGGCCACAAGTTTCCCGCCGAGTTGAGCGGAGGCATGCGCAAGCGGGCGGGTTTGGCGCGCGCGTTGGTCATGGAGCCGGAGATCATCCTGTTCGATGAGCCGACAACCGGACTGGATCCCTTGATGGCGAAATCAATTCATGATTTGATCGTCGCGACGCAACGACGGTTCGGCTTTACGGCGGTCATGGTCAGCCATGAAATTCCGGAGATCTTCGCGATTTCCGATTGGGTGGCGATGCTCCGGAATGGCAAGATTGCGGCGATGGCCCCGGCCGCTGAGTTCCAGCAGATTACCGATCCGAACATTCAAGAATTCATTTCCGTCGGCGGGACGGTGGTGTTGCCAGGGTCGCACGTAGGGTGA
- a CDS encoding MlaE family lipid ABC transporter permease subunit, translated as MVERLGASVVTRVQEMGRMLLFVLSAFAWLTRPPFRFSHMLKQLHFIGYKSTFVVVLTAGFTGMVLALQGYYSLRKFGSEGLLGSAVALSMIRELGPVLAALMVTARAGSAMTAEVGIMRITEQIDALDTMAINPMQYLIAPKLVAGLIGVPLLVAIFDVVGIYGGYVVGVDLLGVNAGSYWNSIESAVEWKDIYGGILKSISFGLIITWICSYKGYHTRQSAEGLGTATTEAVVLSSVVILVWDYFLTSVLL; from the coding sequence ATGGTTGAACGGCTTGGTGCGTCGGTGGTCACTCGCGTGCAGGAGATGGGCCGCATGCTGCTGTTTGTCTTGTCGGCCTTTGCCTGGCTGACAAGGCCTCCCTTCCGGTTTTCCCACATGCTGAAGCAGCTCCATTTTATCGGATACAAATCGACATTCGTTGTGGTCTTGACCGCCGGGTTCACCGGCATGGTCCTCGCGCTGCAAGGCTACTATAGTTTGCGGAAGTTCGGCTCAGAGGGGTTGCTGGGCTCCGCGGTGGCCTTGAGCATGATCCGGGAGCTGGGGCCGGTGTTAGCCGCATTAATGGTAACCGCCAGGGCCGGTTCGGCCATGACGGCGGAAGTCGGCATCATGCGGATTACCGAGCAGATCGATGCGCTCGATACCATGGCGATCAATCCGATGCAGTATTTGATCGCGCCGAAGCTGGTGGCCGGGTTGATCGGGGTGCCGTTGCTCGTGGCCATCTTCGATGTGGTCGGTATCTATGGCGGCTATGTCGTCGGGGTGGATCTGCTGGGAGTCAACGCGGGGTCCTATTGGAATTCGATCGAGTCGGCCGTGGAATGGAAAGACATCTACGGCGGAATTCTCAAGTCGATCAGCTTCGGGCTGATCATCACCTGGATCTGTTCCTATAAAGGGTACCATACGAGACAGAGCGCAGAGGGGCTGGGGACGGCCACTACGGAAGCGGTGGTGCTGAGCTCGGTGGTCATTCTCGTGTGGGATTATTTTCTCACCTCGGTTTTGTTATGA